A single Bremerella cremea DNA region contains:
- the rpsE gene encoding 30S ribosomal protein S5, whose amino-acid sequence MAKDSGKGGFVEKVVKIKRCAAVVKGGRRFSFAAMVVIGDGKGRVGWGYGKANEVPPSVQKAVKQAERKMIQVPVIEGSIPHQVIGRFGAGQVIMLPAHPGTGIIAGASVRAVCEAAGLHDVLTKSFGSTNPVVLVKATMNALEQLRTKDEIQRLRGVAV is encoded by the coding sequence GTGGCGAAAGATTCTGGCAAGGGCGGATTCGTCGAAAAGGTCGTCAAGATCAAACGCTGTGCTGCCGTGGTCAAAGGTGGTCGTCGTTTCAGCTTTGCTGCGATGGTCGTCATCGGCGATGGTAAGGGACGCGTTGGTTGGGGCTATGGCAAAGCAAACGAAGTGCCGCCTAGTGTCCAAAAGGCCGTTAAGCAAGCCGAACGTAAGATGATTCAAGTTCCTGTGATCGAGGGAAGCATTCCTCACCAGGTCATCGGTCGTTTTGGTGCCGGCCAGGTCATCATGCTTCCCGCTCACCCAGGTACCGGTATCATCGCTGGCGCCTCGGTGCGTGCTGTCTGTGAAGCAGCTGGTCTTCATGACGTGCTTACCAAAAGCTTCGGTTCGACCAATCCTGTCGTTCTGGTGAAAGCCACCATGAACGCGTTGGAACAGTTGCGAACCAAGGATGAAATTCAACGCCTGCGAGGAGTGGCCGTCTAA
- the rplO gene encoding 50S ribosomal protein L15 has translation MSLHEINSGVQKNKRRQRIGRGTGSGWGKTSQRGHKGARSRAGWSNRATFQGGQTPIVRHVPKRGFNNKWAVTVACVNIKDLNELFNDGDTVNSETLQAKGLCKRRFDEVKILGDGDLGKKLTVEAHRFSASAKEKIEKAGGTCTTVVRRVTVAEKKEQAKQENS, from the coding sequence ATGAGTTTGCACGAAATCAATTCAGGCGTTCAGAAGAACAAGCGTCGCCAACGGATCGGTCGTGGTACCGGTAGCGGTTGGGGTAAAACTTCTCAGCGTGGTCACAAGGGTGCTCGCAGCCGTGCTGGCTGGTCGAACCGTGCTACCTTCCAAGGTGGTCAGACACCCATCGTACGCCATGTGCCTAAACGCGGTTTTAACAACAAGTGGGCCGTAACGGTTGCTTGTGTCAACATCAAGGACCTCAACGAGTTGTTCAACGATGGTGACACAGTCAATTCCGAAACGCTCCAGGCTAAAGGTCTTTGCAAGCGTCGTTTCGACGAAGTCAAGATCCTTGGCGACGGCGATCTCGGCAAGAAGTTGACTGTGGAAGCTCACCGCTTCAGTGCTTCGGCCAAGGAAAAGATCGAAAAGGCCGGTGGTACCTGCACCACGGTGGTCCGTCGCGTGACCGTCGCGGAAAAGAAGGAACAAGCGAAGCAAGAGAATAGCTAA
- the rplF gene encoding 50S ribosomal protein L6, giving the protein MSRLGRKPVALPEKVNVSVDGQTVNVEGPLGKLSYTADPDITIELAEDGKEVTVSRKNDSRSAKAMHGLTRALISNMIVGVDQGYEKRLEVVGVGYLAAIAGDVLQLRVGFANEVHKKIPTDLDVKCPDQTHIVVKGIDKQRVGQFAAEVRAVRKPEPYKGKGVRYQGERVKLKPGKAAGK; this is encoded by the coding sequence ATGTCCCGTTTAGGTAGAAAACCGGTTGCCCTCCCCGAGAAAGTCAATGTCTCGGTAGATGGTCAGACCGTTAACGTGGAAGGCCCTCTGGGCAAGCTTTCGTACACTGCTGATCCCGATATCACGATCGAATTGGCGGAAGACGGTAAGGAAGTTACTGTCTCTCGCAAAAACGACAGCCGCTCGGCCAAAGCAATGCATGGCCTGACTCGTGCTTTGATCTCCAACATGATTGTTGGTGTCGACCAAGGTTACGAAAAGCGACTGGAAGTGGTCGGCGTCGGTTACTTGGCTGCAATTGCCGGTGACGTCCTGCAACTCCGTGTGGGCTTTGCCAACGAAGTGCACAAGAAGATCCCGACGGATCTCGATGTTAAATGCCCCGACCAGACGCACATCGTCGTCAAAGGCATCGACAAACAACGTGTTGGCCAGTTCGCCGCCGAAGTGCGAGCGGTCCGCAAGCCAGAGCCTTACAAAGGCAAGGGCGTGCGATACCAAGGTGAACGCGTGAAGTTGAAGCCTGGTAAGGCCGCTGGTAAGTAG
- a CDS encoding type Z 30S ribosomal protein S14, producing the protein MASKSKIAKANREPKFSSRRERRCSMCGRPRAVYRKFGVCRICIRNLADRGLIPGLRKASW; encoded by the coding sequence GTGGCAAGCAAGTCAAAAATCGCCAAGGCCAATCGCGAGCCGAAATTTTCGTCTCGGCGTGAGCGTCGCTGCAGTATGTGCGGACGGCCGCGTGCCGTGTATCGGAAGTTCGGTGTCTGCCGTATTTGCATTCGCAACTTGGCGGATCGAGGGCTGATTCCAGGTTTACGCAAGGCGAGTTGGTAA
- the rpsH gene encoding 30S ribosomal protein S8 — translation MMTDPIADMLTRIRNAVRVEHPHVEMPTSKVKRGLADVLKREGYIWDWVETDDHPVKQIRLELKYGPSGERVIQNIKRVSKPGRRIYSKSTDLRPILNGMGISVISTSTGVISDREARQKKVGGEVLCEVW, via the coding sequence ATGATGACCGACCCTATCGCCGACATGTTGACCCGCATTCGCAATGCGGTTCGCGTCGAGCACCCACACGTTGAAATGCCCACGTCCAAGGTCAAACGAGGCCTGGCCGACGTGTTGAAACGTGAAGGCTACATTTGGGACTGGGTGGAAACCGACGATCATCCGGTTAAGCAGATCCGTTTGGAACTGAAATACGGCCCTAGTGGGGAACGTGTGATTCAGAATATCAAACGCGTCAGCAAGCCTGGCCGTCGTATTTACTCCAAGTCGACTGACCTCCGTCCAATTTTGAACGGCATGGGCATCTCCGTGATCAGCACCTCAACCGGGGTGATTAGTGATCGCGAAGCTCGCCAGAAAAAGGTTGGTGGTGAAGTTCTGTGCGAAGTTTGGTAA
- the rplE gene encoding 50S ribosomal protein L5, with translation MSKPRLQEQYENEVLPALAEKLGRKNPMNLPRLRKIVVNMGVGTAVTEKKHVDEAAEAMSEFTGQRPQICRARKSVAAFKLREGMPIGVKVTLRRQRMYEFLDRLVSLALPQVRDFRGVNRKSFDGNGNYTMGLTEQMVFPELNPDKYTRQQGMDITFVTSGATDDEARELLAMLGMPFQRDEPNKKKTA, from the coding sequence GAAGTGCTTCCGGCGCTGGCCGAAAAGCTAGGTCGTAAGAACCCGATGAATCTGCCGCGTCTGCGTAAGATCGTCGTGAACATGGGTGTCGGTACTGCCGTCACCGAAAAGAAGCATGTTGATGAAGCTGCGGAAGCAATGTCCGAGTTTACCGGTCAGCGACCCCAGATTTGTCGGGCACGCAAGAGCGTTGCTGCTTTTAAGCTTCGCGAAGGCATGCCAATCGGTGTCAAGGTGACCTTGCGTCGCCAACGAATGTACGAGTTCCTGGACCGTTTGGTCTCGCTGGCTTTGCCACAGGTTCGCGACTTTCGTGGTGTGAATCGCAAGAGCTTTGATGGCAACGGTAATTACACGATGGGCTTGACCGAGCAGATGGTGTTTCCGGAATTGAATCCGGATAAGTACACCCGTCAGCAAGGGATGGACATCACGTTTGTCACCAGTGGCGCCACCGATGATGAAGCTCGTGAACTGCTTGCCATGTTAGGCATGCCGTTCCAGCGAGATGAACCGAATAAGAAGAAGACCGCCTAA
- the rplR gene encoding 50S ribosomal protein L18 — protein sequence MNKQKFIAKQRKRRSNHVRRKARGNAERPRLTIFRSNNHIYCQIIDDEAGRTLVSASSRDKDLRSDVSAGNCEAAATIGKAIAEKALAAGLKQVCFDRGHFRYNGRVAALAAAAREGGLDF from the coding sequence GTGAACAAACAAAAATTTATCGCGAAGCAGCGAAAGCGTCGGAGTAATCACGTCCGTCGGAAGGCTCGCGGCAATGCAGAACGCCCTCGGCTAACGATTTTCCGCAGTAACAATCACATTTACTGCCAGATTATCGATGACGAAGCAGGTCGAACCTTGGTGTCGGCCTCCTCGCGAGACAAAGATCTGCGTAGTGATGTATCCGCCGGTAACTGCGAAGCTGCTGCCACCATTGGTAAAGCGATCGCGGAAAAGGCCCTGGCAGCTGGATTGAAGCAGGTGTGCTTCGATCGTGGCCACTTTCGTTACAATGGTCGAGTGGCAGCACTTGCCGCCGCGGCCCGCGAAGGTGGTTTGGACTTCTAA